The Malus domestica chromosome 10, GDT2T_hap1 genome contains a region encoding:
- the LOC103445180 gene encoding LL-diaminopimelate aminotransferase, chloroplastic-like has product MSSSSLLQTSISSSSSAFFANHNFTFNSRARKVSLPAKHVGICKCVATPQAEKTEYKTQVSRNANIAKLQAGYLFPEVARRRVAHLKKYPDAQVISLGIGDTTEPIPEVITSAMAKRAHALSTLEGYSGYGPEQGEKPLRAAIASAFYDNLGIEEDDIFVSDGAKCDISRLQVVFGSNVTIAVQDPSYPAYVDSSVIMGQTGQYQKDVEKFGNIEYMRCTPENGFFPDLRTVSRTDIIFFCSPNNPTGSAATREQLTQLVQFAKDNGSIIVYDSAYALYMSDDKPRSIFEIPGAKEVALETSSFSKYAGFTGVRLGWTVVPKQLLFSDGFLVAKDFNRIVSTCFNGASNISQAGGLACLSPEGLKAMREVIGFYKENTEIIVETFESLGFKVYGGKNAPYVWVHFPGRSSWDVFSEILEKTHVVTTPGSGFGFGGEGFVRVSAFGHRSNVLEACKRFKQLYK; this is encoded by the exons atgtcttcttcttcgctGTTGCAGACTTCGATCTCGTCCTCTTCCTCCGCTTTCTTCGCCAACCACAACTTCACATTCAATTCCAG AGCTCGGAAGGTCTCGCTTCCAGCAAAACACGTTGGCATCTGCAAATGCGTCGCCACTCCGCAGGCAGAGAAGACCg AATACAAAACCCAGGTGTCCCGGAATGCTAACATAGCCAAACTTCAAGCTGGGTATCTCTTTCCAGAG GTTGCTAGAAGAAGAGTGGCgcacttgaagaagtaccctgATGCACAAGTGATTAGCCTTGGGATTGGTGACACCACTGAGCCCATTCCAGAAGTTATAACCTCTGCAATGGCAAAG AGAGCACATGCTTTGTCTACCCTAGAGGGTTACAGTGGTTATGGACCTGAACAAGGTGAAAAG CCACTAAGAGCTGCAATTGCTTCTGCATTTTATGACAACCTTGGCATAGAGGAAGATGACATCTTTGTTTCTGATGGTGCAAAATGTGACATATCCCGCCTTCAG GTTGTTTTTGGGTCTAATGTCACAATAGCAGTGCAAGATCCATCTTATCCG GCTTATGTAGACTCAAGTGTTATTATGGGCCAGACTGGACAGTATCAGAAAGATGTTGAGAAGTTCGGAAATATTGAGTACATGAGGTGTACTCCTGAGAATGGATTCTTTCCTGATTTACGCACTGTTTCTCGAACAGATATCATATTTTTCTGCTCACCAAACAACCCTACTGGTTCTGCTGCAACAAGGGAGCAACTGACACAACTGGTACAGTTTGCTAAGGATAATGGGTCAATCATAGTATACGATTCAGCATACGCCCTGTATATGTCAGATGACAAACCTCGCTCAATCTTTGAAATCCCTGGAGCCAAAGAG GTTGCACTTGAGACATCATCGTTCAGTAAGTATGCTGGATTCACAGGAGTTCGTTTGGGGTGGACTGTTGTTCCAAAGCAGTTGCTCTTTTCAGATGGATTCCTTGTTGCCAAGGACTTCAACCGCATCGTTAGTACTTGCTTTAATGGTGCATCCAATATATCACAAGCTGGTGGTCTTGCTTGCCTTTCACCAGAAGGCCTTAAG GCCATGCGCGAGGTGATTGGTTTCTACAAAGAAAACACAGAAATAATAGTGGAGACATTTGAATCTCTTGGCTTTAAGGTGTACGGAGGGAAGAACGCACCCTATGTGTGGGTGCACTTCCCTGGCCGAAGCTCATGGGATGTATTCAGCGAGATTCTTGAGAAGACTCATGTGGTCACCACACCTGGgagtggttttggatttgggggTGAAGGTTTCGTCAGGGTTAGTGCGTTTGGCCACAGGAGTAATGTATTAGAAGCCTGCAAAAGATTCAAGCAATTATACAAGTAA